From a region of the Candidatus Eisenbacteria bacterium genome:
- the truB gene encoding tRNA pseudouridine(55) synthase TruB codes for MADLLHLVDKPEGWTSHDAVARLRTLLGESRMGHAGTLDPFASGLLLIGEGRATGFLGCLGLLPKRYLATARLGVATDTQDVTGTVTATSSRMPSLPEVEAALARFRGAIRQRPPLYSAVKVGGTRLYKAARRGVDLEREDRPVHVYELRLVGDALPEITLDVTVSRGTYVRTLAHDLGETLGCGAHLTALRRVESGPFQVDAALSCDRSSGHEEGAYRERALEPDRALSFLPRVRLSDDEAARLRHGRAPVLEADRVEEPDRCWPLPPGESGWPLALVDQAGSVLALARPWRDQVSGAAVALQRVLVGA; via the coding sequence ATGGCGGACCTCCTCCACCTCGTGGATAAGCCGGAGGGCTGGACCTCCCACGACGCGGTGGCACGGCTTCGCACGCTTCTGGGTGAATCCCGCATGGGACACGCGGGCACGCTCGATCCCTTCGCGAGCGGCCTCCTACTTATAGGAGAGGGGCGCGCGACGGGATTCCTCGGCTGCCTGGGACTTCTTCCGAAGCGCTACCTGGCCACGGCCCGCCTCGGCGTCGCGACCGACACGCAGGACGTGACCGGCACCGTGACCGCCACGTCGAGCCGGATGCCCTCCCTCCCCGAGGTCGAAGCCGCGCTAGCCCGCTTTCGGGGCGCCATCAGGCAGCGACCGCCGCTCTACTCCGCCGTCAAGGTGGGCGGGACTCGTCTCTACAAGGCCGCGCGGCGCGGAGTGGACCTCGAGCGCGAGGATCGGCCGGTCCATGTCTACGAGCTCCGCCTCGTCGGGGACGCCCTCCCCGAGATCACCCTCGATGTCACCGTGAGCCGGGGGACCTACGTGCGCACGCTGGCGCACGACCTCGGAGAGACGCTCGGCTGCGGCGCCCACCTGACCGCGCTGCGGCGGGTCGAGTCGGGCCCGTTCCAGGTGGACGCTGCCCTCTCCTGCGATCGGAGCTCGGGGCACGAGGAGGGCGCGTATCGGGAGCGGGCGCTCGAGCCCGACCGGGCCCTCTCCTTTCTGCCGCGCGTCCGATTGAGCGACGACGAAGCGGCGCGCCTTCGCCACGGTCGAGCGCCGGTCCTGGAAGCCGACCGCGTCGAGGAGCCGGACCGATGCTGGCCGCTGCCGCCCGGGGAGAGTGGATGGCCGCTCGCGCTCGTGGACCAGGCGGGGTCG